In Ipomoea triloba cultivar NCNSP0323 chromosome 15, ASM357664v1, one genomic interval encodes:
- the LOC116006360 gene encoding glutathione S-transferase F10-like produces MATPVKVYGPPLSTAVSRVLACLLEKDVQFQLVSVNMAKGEHKSPDYLKIQPFGQVPAFQDDQITLFESRAISRYICDKYANQGCKGLYGTNPLVKASIEQWIEAESQTFNPPSSALVFQLAFAPRMNIKQDEKLIKQNEEKLAKVLDVYETRLGESQYLAGDEFTLADLSHLPNIQYLVSVTDKGDLFTSRENVGRWWSEISSRESWKKVVEMQSLPPPPQSS; encoded by the exons ATGGCGACCCCTGTGAAAGTGTACGGTCCGCCTCTCTCCACCGCGGTCTCAAGGGTTCTAGCTTGTCTCCTTGAGAAAGATGTCCAGTTTCAACTCGTCTCTGTCAACATGGCCAAAGGTGAACACAAGAGCCCCGACTACTTAAAGATCCAG CCGTTTGGCCAAGTACCAGCATTTCAAGATGATCAAATCACTCTCTTCG AATCCAGAGCTATATCGCGATACATATGTGATAAATATGCAAACCAAGGATGCAAGGGACTGTATGGTACAAACCCATTGGTGAAGGCATCAATAGAGCAGTGGATAGAAGCAGAGTCGCAAACCTTCAATCCACCAAGCTCGGCTCTTGTATTTCAGTTGGCTTTTGCACCGCGAATGAATATCAAGCAGGATGAGAAGCTGATCAAGCAGAACGAAGAGAAGCTTGCCAAAGTGCTTGATGTGTATGAGACGAGGCTCGGAGAGAGCCAGTACTTGGCGGGTGATGAGTTCACGCTCGCTGATCTCTCTCACCTACCTAACATTCAGTATTTGGTGAGTGTGACTGATAAAGGTGACCTCTTCACTTCGAGGGAGAATGTGGGACGGTGGTGGAGCGAGATTTCAAGCCGAGAGTCGTGGAAGAAGGTGGTTGAAATGCAGAGTCTACCACCTCCTCCACAGAGCTCCTGA